The proteins below are encoded in one region of Methanosarcina barkeri 3:
- a CDS encoding carboxymuconolactone decarboxylase family protein translates to MEEHGEGCCGGRQEEHGDLEHEELLESMSEKLGFTPHILEILGELDSESLKKYNRCNKKLLSDGALPAKTKILVALAVVAAKQCERCTVVQMQSALKNGATKEEIMELMDVIFITSGAPAVAACRDALKLLK, encoded by the coding sequence ATGGAAGAACATGGGGAAGGATGTTGTGGAGGACGTCAGGAAGAACACGGAGACCTCGAACATGAAGAGTTACTGGAAAGCATGAGCGAGAAGCTGGGTTTTACTCCTCATATCCTTGAGATCCTTGGAGAACTTGACAGCGAATCTCTTAAAAAATATAATAGATGCAATAAGAAATTACTTTCTGACGGTGCCCTACCTGCAAAAACAAAAATCCTGGTAGCACTTGCAGTCGTTGCAGCCAAGCAGTGTGAAAGGTGCACGGTTGTGCAGATGCAGAGTGCACTAAAGAATGGGGCTACCAAAGAAGAAATTATGGAACTTATGGACGTTATATTCATAACTTCAGGGGCACCTGCAGTAGCAGCTTGCAGGGATGCGTTAAAACTGTTAAAGTAA